A window of the Echeneis naucrates chromosome 3, fEcheNa1.1, whole genome shotgun sequence genome harbors these coding sequences:
- the adma gene encoding adrenomedullin a, whose product MKLIFQSFLFCCLLATVAHCMELEVNPELKKKLNVWLRSRLRRDLDSQSLEKTAESEHFVRPEDIRDTLLPHSSTDINIRAKRSKNSANQSRRHGCSLGTCTVHDLAHRLHQFNNRLKVGSAPADKISPQGYGRRRRSVPTHMVTLRREQNRLRPKWTITGSQVHKLKALLRRT is encoded by the exons ATGAAATTGATCTTCCAGTCCTTCCTCTTTTGCTGCCTGCTGGCTACAGTAGCACACTGTATGGAACTTGAAGTGAATCCGGAGTTGAAAAAAAA GTTAAACGTATGGCTAAGGAGCAGATTGAGACGGGATCTTGACAGCCAATCTTTAGAGAAGACAGCAGAGTCTGAGCACTTTGTCAGACCAGAGGATATCAGGGATACCTTGCTGCCACATTCCAG CACTGACATCAACATCCGAGCCAAGAGGTCAAAAAATTCAGCCAACCAGTCAAGAAGACACGGTTGTTCACTGGGCACCTGCACAGTGCACGACCTGGCACACCGCCTGCACCAGTTCAACAACAGGTTGAAGGTTGGGAGTGCCCCTGCTGACAAGATCAGCCCACAGGGATACGGCCGGAGGCGTCGATCTGTCCCCACACACATGGTCACACTGAGGCGAGAGCAGAACAGGCTGAGACCCAAGTGGACAATAACTGGCTCACAAGTTCACAAGCTGAAGGCTCTCCTCAGACGGACATGA